One Mycoplasmoides pneumoniae FH genomic region harbors:
- the ruvB gene encoding Holliday junction branch migration DNA helicase RuvB, with protein sequence MKLQIKPPNNFAEFVGKQEIINQIQLSIKASRINKAQLDHILLYGPPGVGKTTLARLIASEMNTKLQIIQGGHLQRPSDFLNAVSLIKKGDVLFVDEIHAVAPSVMELMFPVMDDFRVQVLIGKDFNSKMVEMKVNPFTLIGATTQFGKIINPLEDRFGMILNIDYYSNQEIERIVSIYGEQMELELKPEEITQITQHSKQTPRIAIRIVKRLFEQKIVNKKIDLAALFKSLMIYKNGLQSIDVQYLKALNGQYEPQGIKSICSMLGIDKSTVENKIEPFLLRENMIQKTKKGRIITRTGRNYLTSC encoded by the coding sequence ATGAAGTTACAAATAAAACCGCCTAACAATTTCGCTGAGTTTGTCGGTAAACAAGAAATTATTAACCAAATTCAACTCAGCATTAAAGCGTCCCGTATCAATAAGGCGCAGTTGGACCACATTCTTTTATACGGTCCACCTGGCGTTGGTAAAACCACATTAGCTCGCTTAATTGCGAGTGAAATGAACACCAAACTGCAAATTATTCAGGGTGGGCACTTACAGCGACCGAGTGATTTTCTCAACGCCGTTTCCCTCATTAAAAAGGGTGATGTACTGTTTGTGGATGAAATCCATGCAGTAGCACCCAGTGTGATGGAGTTAATGTTTCCCGTGATGGATGATTTTCGCGTCCAAGTCTTAATTGGCAAGGACTTTAATTCCAAGATGGTGGAAATGAAAGTTAATCCGTTTACCTTAATCGGAGCCACCACTCAGTTCGGTAAGATTATCAACCCGCTGGAAGATCGCTTTGGGATGATCCTTAACATTGACTACTACAGTAACCAAGAGATCGAGCGGATTGTAAGCATCTATGGTGAGCAAATGGAGTTGGAATTAAAACCGGAAGAAATTACCCAGATTACCCAACACAGTAAGCAAACCCCGCGGATTGCCATTCGAATTGTCAAGCGTTTGTTTGAACAGAAAATAGTCAACAAAAAGATTGATCTGGCTGCTCTGTTCAAAAGCTTAATGATTTACAAAAATGGTTTACAGAGCATTGATGTGCAATATCTCAAAGCACTCAACGGGCAGTACGAGCCTCAGGGTATTAAGTCAATTTGTTCGATGCTAGGGATTGATAAATCCACTGTCGAAAACAAGATTGAGCCCTTCTTGCTGCGGGAAAACATGATCCAAAAGACCAAGAAAGGGCGGATCATAACCCGCACTGGGCGTAATTATTTAACTAGCTGCTAA
- a CDS encoding Y-family DNA polymerase: MIGTFTYLDPTIQADPNLLFFYFDFDAFFASVEEIENPELKNQPLIVGNRTSRSVVSTCNYLARSYGIKSGMPIAKALELCPQAIFATSHFRNYRKYSAKIFAMIAEQFNLEVHTLSIDEGFVCFRDLSPRKAFSLAKRIQRHVYEQLNFHISIGISNQFTLAKIFSNQAKPFGVKSCFSKEVKRKLWPLPIVELPGIGKRQLDNAFKNNFHKIGDLAKCKDVTLFKRVFGIAWESLHAVALGETYTQSEQDVKSRSIAVSETLEDLNYSSNQLQQKLTSIFNELYARLQLSFQMCKGVVVQLKSNDFIVNSHSQSIKKYTADYQTLLVIVKKLFNRLLMGVGLNIRLIGVSFFGLKNNPSSSRPEGLLFYEYQQAKPKQQTAHFALDQMIYEINQSFGYEIIQRAKKLAAS; the protein is encoded by the coding sequence ATGATCGGCACTTTTACATATTTAGATCCAACCATACAAGCTGATCCTAATCTGCTTTTTTTCTATTTTGATTTTGATGCCTTTTTTGCATCAGTAGAAGAGATAGAAAACCCCGAGCTCAAAAATCAACCTTTAATTGTCGGTAACCGGACATCTAGGAGTGTGGTGTCGACTTGTAATTACCTTGCCCGGAGCTATGGCATTAAGTCGGGCATGCCAATTGCTAAGGCCTTGGAATTGTGTCCCCAAGCGATCTTTGCCACATCACACTTTCGTAACTACCGCAAGTATTCCGCTAAGATCTTTGCCATGATTGCTGAGCAGTTTAACCTAGAGGTACACACCCTTTCGATTGATGAGGGCTTTGTGTGTTTTCGTGACCTTTCACCCCGTAAAGCATTTAGTTTGGCTAAACGGATTCAGCGCCACGTTTATGAACAGTTAAACTTTCACATCTCCATTGGTATTTCCAACCAATTTACCCTAGCGAAAATCTTTTCCAATCAGGCTAAACCGTTTGGGGTTAAAAGCTGTTTTAGCAAGGAAGTTAAACGCAAACTCTGACCCTTACCAATTGTGGAACTTCCTGGGATAGGCAAACGACAACTTGACAACGCCTTTAAAAATAATTTTCACAAGATTGGAGACCTCGCTAAGTGTAAAGATGTGACCTTGTTCAAACGGGTGTTTGGTATTGCGTGGGAAAGCTTGCACGCTGTGGCTTTGGGTGAAACTTATACGCAAAGCGAGCAGGATGTCAAAAGTCGCTCAATTGCTGTAAGTGAAACGCTGGAAGATTTGAACTACTCTTCCAATCAACTCCAGCAAAAACTCACTAGTATTTTCAACGAGTTGTATGCTAGGTTACAACTGTCCTTTCAAATGTGCAAGGGAGTAGTGGTGCAGTTAAAGAGCAATGACTTTATTGTCAACTCCCACTCTCAATCGATCAAGAAATACACCGCTGATTACCAAACCCTACTCGTAATAGTCAAAAAGCTCTTTAACAGGCTATTAATGGGTGTGGGGCTTAACATCCGCTTAATTGGCGTGAGTTTTTTTGGATTAAAAAATAACCCCTCCAGTTCAAGACCAGAAGGGTTACTTTTTTATGAGTATCAGCAAGCTAAGCCTAAACAACAGACTGCTCACTTTGCTTTAGATCAAATGATCTATGAGATTAACCAAAGCTTTGGTTATGAGATTATCCAGCGTGCCAAAAAGTTAGCAGCTAGTTAA
- the rplJ gene encoding 50S ribosomal protein L10, translating into MEAKKDKAQQVADVSHLLSTSAGFVIFDYTSMSAIEATSIRKKLFKNGSKIKVIKNNILRRALKAGKFEGIDETAIKGKLAVAVGVNEIVETLKAVDGVVKAKEAMNFVCGYFDNRAFNSADLEKIAKLPGRNELYGMFLSVLQAPLRKFLYALEAVKAAK; encoded by the coding sequence ATGGAAGCTAAAAAAGATAAAGCTCAGCAGGTTGCTGATGTCTCCCATTTGCTTTCAACCAGTGCAGGATTTGTCATTTTTGACTATACCAGCATGTCAGCAATTGAAGCGACTTCTATTCGCAAGAAGTTGTTTAAGAATGGCAGCAAAATTAAGGTAATTAAAAACAATATTTTGCGCCGTGCTTTAAAAGCTGGTAAGTTTGAAGGAATTGACGAAACTGCCATTAAAGGCAAATTGGCGGTTGCTGTTGGAGTGAACGAAATTGTAGAAACGTTGAAAGCTGTTGACGGTGTGGTAAAGGCGAAGGAAGCGATGAACTTTGTTTGTGGTTACTTTGACAACCGTGCTTTTAACAGTGCTGATTTAGAGAAGATTGCAAAACTGCCAGGACGAAACGAACTTTATGGGATGTTTCTCTCGGTATTACAAGCTCCATTGCGCAAGTTCTTATACGCTTTGGAAGCAGTTAAGGCTGCAAAATAA
- the rplL gene encoding 50S ribosomal protein L7/L12 codes for MAKLDKNQLIESLKEMTIMEIDEIIKAVEEAFGVSATPVVAAGAVGGTQEAASEVTVKVTGYADNAKLAVLKLYREIAGVGLMEAKTAVEKLPCVVKQDIKPEEAEELKKRFVEVGATVEIK; via the coding sequence ATGGCAAAACTAGATAAAAACCAATTAATTGAATCGTTGAAGGAAATGACCATCATGGAAATCGATGAAATCATTAAGGCTGTAGAAGAAGCTTTTGGAGTATCGGCAACACCTGTAGTAGCTGCTGGTGCTGTTGGTGGTACACAAGAAGCTGCTAGCGAAGTGACTGTGAAAGTTACTGGTTACGCTGACAACGCTAAATTAGCTGTGTTAAAGCTTTACCGCGAAATTGCTGGTGTTGGTTTAATGGAAGCTAAAACTGCTGTGGAAAAACTTCCTTGTGTTGTTAAGCAAGACATCAAACCTGAAGAAGCTGAAGAACTTAAAAAGCGTTTCGTTGAAGTTGGAGCAACTGTTGAAATCAAATAA
- the rpmF gene encoding 50S ribosomal protein L32, giving the protein MAVQQRRSSKHRRDKRRSHDALTAQALSVCQKCGKKKLSHRVCSCGMYGDLRVKKAY; this is encoded by the coding sequence ATGGCAGTACAACAACGACGCTCAAGCAAACACCGTCGTGACAAAAGACGTTCCCACGATGCACTAACAGCTCAAGCGCTGAGTGTTTGCCAAAAATGCGGTAAGAAAAAACTGTCCCACCGAGTCTGTTCGTGTGGAATGTATGGTGATCTGAGAGTAAAAAAGGCTTATTAA
- the rpsT gene encoding 30S ribosomal protein S20, protein MANIKSNEKRLRQNIKRNLNNKGQKTKLKTNVKNFHKEINLDNLGNVYSQADRLARKGIISTNRARRLKSRNAAVLNKTQVTAVEGK, encoded by the coding sequence ATGGCTAATATCAAATCGAACGAAAAACGTTTACGACAAAACATTAAACGTAATCTGAATAACAAGGGACAGAAAACTAAGTTAAAGACCAACGTGAAGAATTTTCACAAGGAAATTAACCTAGACAACCTTGGTAATGTTTATTCCCAAGCAGATCGCTTAGCACGTAAAGGTATTATTTCTACTAATCGTGCGCGTCGTTTAAAATCACGCAACGCTGCTGTTTTAAATAAAACACAAGTAACAGCTGTTGAAGGCAAATAA
- a CDS encoding DUF5385 domain-containing protein: MNGGGQQGGFFGLLVIIIPVILLIVFFSKKKNSQKTEFGGEGGSRASKKDEVWKTVKQFLQEQNERGKEIIKTFVAKNPNPLHSRKDRQFFNQEVQAYITAHNLSKTAAKRYRHEQLKLKQRELYCIYFITKDAKTSVFDEARIIEAEVYQKPNKTGKGAPERLIRILGLKNFNDEMKWIQPLMDREEKRKEKEEKRKRELAARQLKRQEKKKQKTSK; encoded by the coding sequence ATGAATGGTGGTGGACAACAGGGTGGTTTTTTTGGCCTACTCGTCATAATTATCCCTGTCATATTGTTGATTGTCTTTTTCTCTAAAAAGAAGAATTCACAAAAAACAGAGTTTGGTGGTGAAGGGGGCAGCCGTGCTTCCAAAAAAGATGAAGTTTGAAAGACAGTAAAGCAATTTCTCCAAGAACAAAACGAACGCGGCAAGGAAATTATCAAAACTTTTGTCGCTAAGAATCCTAATCCCTTGCACTCCAGGAAAGACCGGCAGTTTTTTAACCAAGAAGTGCAAGCTTACATTACAGCCCATAACTTAAGCAAAACAGCAGCCAAGCGTTACCGTCACGAGCAATTAAAACTCAAACAACGTGAACTGTACTGCATTTACTTCATTACCAAGGACGCTAAAACCAGCGTTTTTGATGAAGCACGCATTATTGAAGCTGAAGTTTACCAAAAGCCCAATAAAACGGGTAAGGGTGCACCAGAACGTTTAATTCGAATCTTAGGATTGAAAAACTTCAATGACGAAATGAAGTGGATTCAACCACTAATGGATCGCGAGGAAAAACGAAAGGAAAAAGAAGAGAAACGCAAGCGGGAATTGGCAGCACGTCAGTTAAAAAGACAAGAAAAGAAAAAACAAAAAACTTCCAAATAA
- the fmt gene encoding methionyl-tRNA formyltransferase, with the protein MIKVVFFGTSTLSKCCLEAIFQDPEFVVCGVVTQPDKVNERNNKINFSAVKQFCIENNIPCFQPEKNIQIKTELAQLQADIGVCVAFGQYIHNDIINLFPYKIANLHPSKLPLLRGGAPLHWTIINGFTTSSLSVIELVQKMDSGPIWKQKDFKVNPNWNTGDLFEYVQTHAPQFLIQCLKEIVSGKSQWKEQINPPTFGLNIKKEQERLDLNLEPKAFINWVKGLAPKPGGWLEFEGQNIKILQATYLGKMTSTTAVGQITKISKQGIEIALANDEIVLLQIIQIPGKRAMGVSEIINGKHPFAEGKFFH; encoded by the coding sequence ATGATTAAAGTGGTTTTCTTTGGGACATCCACCCTTTCAAAGTGTTGTTTAGAAGCAATTTTTCAAGATCCTGAGTTTGTGGTTTGCGGCGTAGTGACCCAGCCCGATAAGGTAAACGAGCGCAACAATAAAATTAACTTTTCTGCAGTTAAACAATTTTGTATAGAAAACAACATTCCCTGTTTTCAACCAGAAAAAAACATTCAGATTAAAACAGAGTTAGCCCAACTCCAAGCTGATATTGGCGTTTGTGTAGCCTTTGGCCAATACATCCACAACGATATTATTAACCTCTTTCCTTACAAGATTGCCAACCTACACCCCTCAAAATTACCACTACTGCGTGGTGGAGCACCATTGCACTGAACCATTATTAACGGTTTTACGACCTCTAGTTTAAGTGTGATTGAACTCGTACAAAAAATGGATTCTGGTCCGATTTGAAAGCAAAAGGACTTTAAGGTGAATCCCAATTGGAATACCGGTGATCTATTTGAATACGTGCAAACTCACGCACCGCAATTTCTGATCCAGTGCCTTAAGGAAATTGTAAGTGGTAAGAGTCAATGAAAAGAGCAAATTAATCCACCTACTTTTGGTTTGAATATTAAAAAGGAACAAGAAAGACTTGACCTCAATTTGGAACCAAAAGCATTCATCAATTGGGTGAAAGGGTTGGCACCTAAACCTGGTGGTTGACTGGAATTTGAAGGACAAAACATTAAAATTCTCCAAGCAACTTACTTGGGCAAAATGACAAGTACAACCGCAGTTGGTCAAATCACTAAAATTTCTAAACAAGGTATAGAAATCGCCTTAGCTAATGATGAAATTGTTCTACTCCAAATAATTCAAATTCCGGGAAAGCGGGCAATGGGAGTGTCAGAAATAATTAACGGTAAACATCCTTTTGCTGAAGGTAAATTTTTTCATTAA
- a CDS encoding DUF2779 domain-containing protein, whose product MLTKAFFLKNFDRSKELIPLSYADVFGAASQLLKKHHKQVDTEIDVQEDLIEDPVFEIDILELLNEAPELLFDSKNPRVKEAQIIIEKAKKDIASYFHLDNILDTDNLGLKATVTEKIQFTEKQIEAAVQNKKAAIIFKPVFTVNQCLIQPDAVVVHANGLCEFVVIKATTNTKRKFILEIIYDFLLFEKLGKYKLVNYYFCIVNYELKNKHNVSFFLNTEIKTAKNSSTSKTKEEQVLYGHLPFNDPKKIAYIHSKKSGGVNGFLLVKLVDNIIRSGVTNLEQIISFVFRELNAPSIRSLKQIISEVAKVQLDFWNIIDDVKQHQELQDNQITFNYSDAFNSFWNNYLLRNLIKLVFAYKYSEIFRLSGKLAKWDEVVEAYKENKSVKIDGFLYELNQRKMKKTKNPATSQFNKIHFFLRAWNDKKGIAVGNKFKSVWQKLKEKKVYFDFETISSAVRVIDKSLPFTQIVTQCSLIVDDNTESDKSKLVCQNLIFDPLTIGIEDFKTVVDVLYQKQCDQYSFVVYNKSFEKNRLLEMVTFINEAPYQQRVQAIIENLFDLADIFGLENDCLAFKQLDGFSSIKKVLPMIDQRFLDASRTVSYQSLKVQKGDVAQELTLARFLNCLDEQQWAQTALELKQYCENDVRAMIAIELFIKDLITNQL is encoded by the coding sequence ATGCTCACCAAGGCCTTTTTTTTAAAAAACTTTGATCGCTCAAAGGAGTTGATTCCTCTGTCTTACGCTGATGTTTTTGGCGCTGCTAGTCAATTGTTAAAAAAACACCATAAGCAGGTCGATACCGAAATTGATGTGCAAGAAGATCTAATTGAAGATCCGGTATTTGAAATAGATATTTTAGAGCTACTCAACGAAGCGCCAGAACTATTATTTGATAGTAAAAATCCTCGGGTTAAAGAGGCACAAATCATTATTGAAAAGGCCAAAAAAGATATTGCTAGCTATTTCCACTTAGACAATATTTTAGACACTGACAACTTAGGGTTAAAAGCCACTGTTACCGAAAAAATCCAATTTACCGAAAAACAAATCGAAGCTGCAGTACAAAACAAAAAAGCAGCGATTATTTTTAAACCAGTGTTTACCGTCAACCAGTGTTTAATCCAACCAGATGCTGTAGTAGTACATGCTAATGGTTTGTGTGAGTTTGTTGTTATTAAAGCGACAACAAATACCAAGAGAAAATTTATCTTGGAAATTATTTATGACTTCTTGCTGTTTGAAAAATTGGGCAAATACAAACTGGTTAACTATTACTTCTGCATAGTTAATTATGAACTGAAAAATAAACACAATGTTTCCTTCTTTTTAAACACCGAAATTAAAACAGCCAAAAACAGTAGTACGAGTAAAACTAAAGAAGAGCAAGTGTTGTACGGGCATCTCCCTTTTAATGATCCAAAAAAAATTGCTTACATTCATAGCAAGAAGAGTGGTGGTGTCAATGGTTTTCTGCTCGTCAAACTAGTGGACAACATTATTAGAAGCGGTGTTACTAATTTGGAACAAATTATTAGTTTTGTTTTTCGTGAACTGAATGCACCCAGCATTCGTAGCTTAAAGCAAATTATTAGTGAAGTAGCTAAAGTACAACTTGATTTTTGGAACATTATTGATGATGTTAAACAACACCAAGAGTTACAAGACAACCAAATTACCTTCAATTACAGTGATGCCTTCAACTCTTTTTGGAATAACTATTTATTGCGCAATCTAATTAAATTAGTCTTTGCTTATAAATACAGTGAAATCTTTCGACTTTCAGGAAAATTAGCTAAATGAGATGAAGTAGTTGAGGCTTATAAAGAAAACAAATCGGTGAAAATTGATGGCTTTTTATACGAACTTAACCAAAGGAAAATGAAAAAAACTAAAAATCCCGCTACTTCCCAATTTAACAAAATCCACTTTTTTCTAAGAGCTTGAAACGATAAAAAGGGGATTGCTGTTGGTAATAAATTTAAGAGTGTTTGACAAAAGCTCAAAGAAAAAAAAGTTTACTTTGATTTTGAAACAATTAGTTCTGCAGTTAGAGTAATTGATAAATCCTTACCCTTTACCCAAATTGTGACCCAGTGTTCTCTTATTGTTGATGACAATACCGAGTCTGATAAAAGCAAGTTAGTTTGTCAAAACCTGATCTTTGATCCGCTAACTATTGGTATTGAGGACTTTAAAACAGTCGTTGATGTCCTTTACCAAAAGCAGTGTGACCAGTACAGTTTTGTCGTTTATAACAAATCGTTTGAAAAGAACAGGTTACTGGAAATGGTTACTTTTATCAATGAAGCTCCATACCAACAAAGAGTGCAAGCAATTATTGAAAATTTATTTGATTTAGCAGATATTTTTGGACTTGAAAATGATTGCTTAGCCTTTAAACAACTTGATGGTTTTTCATCAATTAAAAAGGTCTTGCCAATGATTGATCAACGCTTTTTAGATGCTAGTCGAACTGTTAGTTACCAATCATTAAAGGTACAAAAAGGTGATGTAGCACAAGAGCTTACTTTGGCACGCTTTTTAAATTGTTTAGACGAACAGCAATGAGCACAAACTGCGTTAGAATTAAAGCAGTACTGTGAAAACGATGTACGTGCCATGATTGCAATCGAACTGTTTATTAAGGACTTGATTACGAATCAGCTTTAA
- the rnc gene encoding ribonuclease III, whose translation MKNKKDKTQKPKVIDEKFVAFFKSLNIEPQNWQFYEDAFVHSSYVNENEDARASYDRLEFLGDALIDFIVAKKLFELYPNYNEGMLTRTKIEIVKGENLNRIGKELNFGNFIKLGKGMPYTETLFGDVLEALVAAIYEDLGIEKANQFVEEHIFKKTYSEILKYNFFSLFQEQKLPEPRVRVSLTSNNLVLSIIELNGDIIWSQAVPNSKHYDDKSVLEHNAMSAFTQFLKSGKGINFFSDIKNKLDSQKPMRALTVRPKKINWKARKPKLKALKNKVKADS comes from the coding sequence ATGAAAAATAAGAAAGATAAAACTCAAAAACCTAAGGTCATTGATGAAAAGTTTGTCGCTTTTTTCAAGAGTTTAAACATTGAACCGCAAAACTGACAGTTTTACGAAGATGCCTTTGTTCATTCTTCTTACGTTAATGAAAATGAAGATGCACGCGCAAGCTATGATCGATTGGAATTTTTAGGTGATGCCTTAATTGATTTCATAGTAGCGAAAAAACTGTTTGAGCTTTATCCCAATTACAACGAAGGTATGTTGACCAGAACTAAGATTGAAATTGTTAAGGGCGAAAACCTCAACCGTATTGGGAAGGAATTGAACTTTGGCAATTTCATTAAGTTAGGTAAAGGAATGCCGTATACTGAAACACTTTTTGGTGATGTACTAGAGGCGTTAGTGGCAGCCATTTACGAAGACCTTGGCATAGAGAAAGCGAATCAATTTGTCGAAGAACATATTTTTAAAAAAACTTACTCAGAAATTCTCAAGTACAACTTCTTTTCACTGTTTCAAGAACAAAAGCTACCAGAACCTAGGGTACGGGTTAGTTTAACTAGCAATAACCTTGTGTTGAGTATTATTGAGCTTAACGGTGACATTATCTGGTCACAAGCTGTACCTAACAGTAAACACTATGATGACAAGAGCGTGTTAGAACACAATGCAATGTCAGCCTTTACCCAGTTTCTTAAAAGTGGTAAAGGCATTAACTTTTTTAGTGACATTAAAAATAAGTTAGACAGTCAAAAGCCTATGCGAGCTTTAACAGTTAGACCGAAAAAGATTAACTGAAAGGCACGTAAACCAAAACTAAAAGCTTTAAAGAATAAGGTTAAAGCTGATTCGTAA
- the plsX gene encoding phosphate acyltransferase PlsX codes for MAFRLAVDCLGFENHPREAIDAVLEYWSYHQELEFILVGDEKTFDGLDYLPKNITKQLASSCIDMTDTPLTARRKVNNSMQKAINLVRDGAADVVISAGSSAVYASLTYDGFGKIHKDVKSAFMSYVPTANNDWFYFLDVGANKNFTGKELYFLGLMADIFVKKTTNKISPRIALLNIGTEINKGFDYHQEGYQLLNEDKHLNFTGFIEPRFLLDGVCDILVADGYSGNLVLKSMEGTFKTIARLLKQGYKRNPLAGLFSLGILKRIAKRFDYKNNAGAVVIGLNKLALKTHGSADKQQFLSTIRLAHTSLKSDLINAIKSSLDNYEK; via the coding sequence ATGGCTTTTAGACTAGCAGTTGATTGTTTAGGTTTTGAAAACCACCCGCGTGAAGCAATTGACGCAGTATTAGAATACTGGAGCTATCATCAAGAGTTGGAATTTATCTTAGTTGGTGATGAAAAGACCTTTGACGGACTTGATTATCTACCTAAAAACATTACCAAGCAATTAGCCAGCTCTTGCATAGATATGACCGACACACCACTAACCGCACGGCGCAAGGTTAACAACTCAATGCAGAAAGCGATTAACCTTGTGCGTGATGGTGCTGCTGATGTTGTGATTTCCGCTGGCTCCTCGGCCGTTTATGCCTCTTTAACATACGATGGCTTTGGCAAAATCCATAAAGATGTTAAAAGTGCTTTTATGTCTTATGTACCAACTGCCAATAACGACTGGTTTTACTTTTTAGATGTTGGCGCTAACAAGAACTTTACGGGTAAAGAGCTCTATTTTTTGGGCCTAATGGCGGATATTTTTGTCAAAAAGACCACCAACAAAATTAGTCCACGTATAGCATTGCTAAACATTGGTACCGAAATCAATAAAGGTTTTGATTACCACCAGGAAGGCTACCAATTGCTAAACGAAGATAAGCACCTTAACTTCACTGGTTTCATTGAACCACGCTTCTTACTTGACGGGGTGTGTGATATCTTAGTGGCTGATGGTTACAGCGGTAATCTTGTGTTGAAATCAATGGAAGGCACCTTTAAAACAATTGCGCGTCTTCTCAAGCAAGGTTATAAGCGTAACCCGTTGGCTGGGCTTTTTAGTTTGGGAATTTTGAAAAGAATTGCTAAGCGTTTTGATTACAAAAATAACGCAGGCGCCGTTGTTATCGGTTTAAATAAACTTGCTTTAAAAACCCATGGATCAGCTGATAAACAACAGTTTTTAAGCACCATTAGATTAGCACACACTAGCTTAAAGTCTGATCTAATTAACGCCATTAAAAGTTCCTTAGATAACTATGAAAAATAA
- a CDS encoding DAK2 domain-containing protein, whose amino-acid sequence MSTVNLSNFIDMLRLGCKNIANNFEYINQLNVFPVPDGDTGTNMKVTLSEAFKKLESEISHIKSFSDLGKSFTRDLLLFSRGNSGVIFSQIMKGFFSDMISTKTATETELGIEDFATAFIKAEEVAYKNVSKPVEGTMLTVIRLISTDFKNQKNRAKTVQKLFEQVIKTAWQTVKKTPQMLPVLKASGVVDSGAYGFACFLEGMLSFYGEKATLNDGKLTSAELSQMTISGEKHVTEEEFGYCTEYVLKLGMSVSQEVEKQKFNQKKFESKVSKIATSVVVASDKDNGFVKVHAHTEKPNLLLELGLNYGEFELVKIENMNLQVAKQKPAPVKRNIKPAIVVTVPTEAFADRIREDYDIQAILCTDDTGAPSVFSLLEAVKLTHSSNIIFLLHDKNYFLSANEALKQLKHQKISADCVMTTNPIESLAALTVFNSDLNIHTNVKTMRRFVKGFASATITQASKKYKENRIEVNKGDFIAVANNSICVSEKELVQCVFNTIDHLLKKVKKPEFLLAYYGKDITAEEAEAMKEKIEKKYKLFCEFSPGEQKVFSYILGIQ is encoded by the coding sequence ATGTCTACAGTAAATTTAAGCAACTTTATTGACATGTTGCGTCTTGGTTGTAAGAATATAGCTAATAATTTCGAATACATTAATCAACTCAATGTTTTCCCGGTGCCAGATGGTGATACGGGGACAAACATGAAGGTCACGTTGAGTGAAGCGTTCAAAAAACTAGAGAGTGAAATTAGCCACATTAAGAGCTTTAGTGATTTGGGCAAAAGCTTTACCCGTGACCTTTTACTTTTCTCACGCGGTAACTCTGGTGTTATTTTTTCCCAAATTATGAAGGGCTTTTTTAGTGACATGATTAGCACTAAAACAGCCACCGAAACCGAACTTGGCATAGAGGATTTTGCTACAGCTTTTATAAAGGCCGAAGAGGTGGCATACAAGAATGTCTCCAAGCCCGTAGAGGGTACGATGCTCACGGTTATTCGCTTAATTAGCACAGACTTTAAAAACCAAAAGAACCGTGCCAAAACAGTGCAAAAACTGTTTGAACAAGTAATTAAAACAGCCTGACAAACAGTTAAAAAAACTCCGCAAATGCTCCCAGTGTTAAAGGCCTCTGGTGTAGTAGATTCAGGTGCTTATGGGTTCGCTTGCTTTTTAGAGGGGATGTTGTCCTTTTATGGTGAAAAGGCTACTTTAAACGATGGTAAGCTCACCAGTGCTGAATTGAGCCAAATGACCATTAGCGGTGAAAAACACGTTACGGAAGAAGAGTTTGGTTACTGCACTGAATATGTCTTGAAACTGGGCATGTCAGTAAGTCAAGAAGTTGAAAAGCAGAAGTTTAACCAAAAGAAGTTTGAAAGTAAGGTGAGCAAAATTGCCACTTCGGTAGTAGTTGCTAGTGATAAAGATAACGGCTTTGTTAAAGTACACGCCCATACCGAAAAACCTAACCTGTTATTAGAACTTGGGCTTAACTATGGTGAGTTTGAACTCGTCAAAATTGAAAACATGAATTTACAGGTAGCGAAGCAAAAACCCGCTCCTGTGAAGCGCAACATTAAACCAGCCATAGTAGTGACTGTACCAACTGAAGCTTTTGCTGATCGGATTCGCGAAGACTATGACATTCAAGCTATCTTGTGTACCGATGACACCGGTGCACCTTCGGTCTTTTCGTTACTAGAAGCAGTCAAGCTAACTCATTCCAGTAACATTATTTTCTTGTTACATGACAAGAACTACTTTCTCTCTGCCAACGAAGCGTTAAAACAATTAAAGCACCAAAAGATTAGTGCTGATTGTGTGATGACTACCAACCCGATTGAATCACTAGCGGCGCTTACTGTTTTTAACAGTGACCTTAACATTCACACCAATGTCAAAACAATGCGCCGTTTTGTCAAAGGCTTTGCATCTGCAACCATTACTCAAGCTTCGAAAAAGTACAAGGAAAATCGGATTGAAGTTAATAAGGGTGACTTTATTGCTGTAGCTAATAACAGCATTTGTGTTAGTGAAAAAGAGCTTGTTCAATGCGTGTTCAACACCATTGACCACCTTTTGAAAAAGGTAAAAAAGCCGGAGTTTCTTTTAGCTTACTATGGTAAAGATATCACCGCTGAGGAAGCGGAAGCAATGAAGGAAAAAATAGAAAAGAAATACAAGCTTTTCTGTGAGTTTTCCCCAGGGGAACAAAAAGTTTTTTCTTATATACTAGGCATACAATAA